Below is a window of Perca fluviatilis chromosome 6, GENO_Pfluv_1.0, whole genome shotgun sequence DNA.
TGTACTGGCTGTTAACACCTGCCTCTTCCTATGAAACAGCCTCAGTGTCATCCCaggcctgtgtgttgtgtgttgtgtgttgtgtgttgtgtgtgtgtgtgtgtgtgtgtgtgtgtgtgtgtgtgtgtgtgtgtgtgtgtgtgtgtgtgtgtgtgtgtggaggatggGATGGTGCGTGTTGGTGAGTGGGGTTATTTTGTCAATAGTCTCCAAATAGTGATCCTGTTCTGGTGCTTAGAGTCGGGGTTTGAGGGGGACTCGTGTGTGGTGGTTGTGGTGAAGTATTGAAACCCTCACAGCGCGTTGCCTCACAGTCGTTCTTCACTGGCTAGCTTTATGTCCCACGTCCCCACGCTAAAGCTGCCAGTTGAAGAGCTGTTGTGtgtaaccatgacaacagacCGCTCCGCAGAGGGGACGGTGAGAAAAACTGACACCTAAcaaacgtgaaaaaaaaaaaagagagaagaagacatTTTTATCTGTGAGGGTGTGGCCGCTGTTTTAATTTAACCAGAATGTGTTAATGCTTTCTGTCAAATGTGTTAATGCATGTGTGCAGCCCACATACATCTTTATCCAGGTCATCCTGAACATTTTTGCAATTCAATCACAATTTATGCAAACCTGCAAGCACAAAAAGTTAACTGTGTTCTTGATCTTTAATGTCACTGGCCTCCCTCAGGTTCCCAAGTATTGACCGCACTGCGGCTTCCACTAGCACATAATAATATACTCATTAGGGGTGACCATTTCCTGCAGGGGACTCAAAACCGTCTTTGTTACTATTCATTTATCCTGAAAGAtgcacctatacacacacacagcgtttGTATATTCCAGGTCTTATGGACTATCTGTCTGCTGAGATCTCCACCTCCAAGCAGAAGAAGTTCAGTCTGGTGACATTTGTGGACACACCGGGTTTGGTGGACGGGGACATGGTCTACCCTTTTGATGTCAACAGCGCCATCACCTGGTTGGGTATGTCTTTGCAGCTTAAAGTGTTACTGTCAACGCTAAAGctgttgtgtttctttctgatggatgtttgtttgtttattttgtgcagGAGAACAGGCCGACTTGGTATTTGTGTTCTTCGACCCGATGGGCCAGGCGCTCTGCAAACGCACACTCAACATCGTGGAGAAGCTGAGTGAGAAATGCGGAGACAAACTGTTGTTCTACCTCAGCAAGGCAGATGAAGCTGGCaaggaaacagacagacaggtaagtTCACTTAATAAGTGGTTTCAATTGCAATATATTTGTAGCCAAGAAAAAGTCAagttaattataaaaatatcaCTTATATTTGTTTATTGCTGCAGAGGGTGATGATGCAGATAGTCCAGGAGCTGTGTCGCCGTCCAGGTCTCAACAAATGTGGTTTTGAGATGCCTACAATATACATCCCCAACCCACAGAGGGTAAGGCTGTTTGCTTGCTGTATGTTACATTGATGACACATTGGtgcgttattaaaaataaaattgaagtcAAAATCATCCTATATCCTAAAATCCTATATCACGCAGTCCCCTCAGCAGATTGGAGCTGATTCTGGTGTTTTCCTTTAACATATCAAGGCTGATCTTGGGTCTAGATTTAAAGCTCTCTGCTACCTTGGGGGTTTAACAGCCATTGATCCTTAAATGTAAATTCTCTACTCCAGGTTTCCTGGTGGCTCTTGAAGGCTGAAACAGGATGATTCATTTTGCAGTATGATGACTGAGAGAGTTGTCCATGGAgcggagggaggaggagggggcaaGGGTTGTAAACCATGGCCCTTTATAAGCCACCTTTGAAAAAGGCAGCCCCAGTCCTGAGTTATTGCTGCGCCATCTTGTGATCCACAATCACAGAGCTGTACTCCACATGGTAGATTTGTGGACACCTCCCGACCTCCAATTTATTTTTGCTGAGTAAGCGTAGCTTCACTTCCTGCTAAGTGCACATGGCTTGTCAGTCAAAATACCCTCAGGATTTGTTGTCCAGACCTTCCCTCTTTGAAATGCAcagctgtactgtacatgtgtgtacaaTTATTCAAAAATCGATGCGCTTATGAGCCTTTGTCTTGTTTAGCCGAGTCGCTGTGTGAACCAGATCGATGGGGTGTGTCAGACCATCGAGAAGACCATCAACCAGGCCGTTCAGAAGActttggatcagctggagaaaGACTGTGACCTTATTTGTTCCACCATCAGCAGCAGACTAGAGCAGGACAGGTTTGACCTCTCAACCTACAGCATAGCATGTCAAGTCGACTTcattgtcaattctgcaatatgtgccagacatacagagcaagtgaaaatacgtttctctccgacccatggtgcaataaggacacgtacaacaagtataatataaaatatatatacaattttttttttaaataagtaatatgtacaatacagtaatacattctaaatagtgcaaatgtaaggCAGAACCAAACAGTATAGAAAACATAAAGCATGTGTTACTGTGTTTGAATTACCCCCTTATTAAACCATATCAGGTGTATACGGAGGAGATAAGAGTCACCTGATAATATTCTCTGCAGTAGAAAATGTGATATTGAAACCAGATTTCCTCCGTGTGCATGCAGGGCTGATGTGACTCACAACAAAAGCGTCCGTCTTCACTCGTTCTTGTGTGGCGCTCTGGGTATTTTCCTTCCCGCCCTCTTCATCCTCAGTTTCATTTTGAACACCTTCTCTAAAGAGCAGCTGGAAGAACTGTTGGGTGAAGGACTGGCTCGGACCCTCTCCATCTTTACAGTAAGTCCTGACAGTCACGCAGGTGATATTTGTAGAAATAACAAATAGCATTGCAATGAAATATAATCATCTCATTcaatattttgaaaaa
It encodes the following:
- the si:dkey-98f17.5 gene encoding uncharacterized protein si:dkey-98f17.5 gives rise to the protein MSGRKPRSVANPLESAITTPSERILKECHSLYVDSKNGLVKIASSLGVRLLPPRKKIIVMIMGNHSAGKSSFINWYAEEHIQKTGVAIETQGFTFITSGRKKESLTGNATLHLYPHFRPLLEFKGLMDYLSAEISTSKQKKFSLVTFVDTPGLVDGDMVYPFDVNSAITWLGEQADLVFVFFDPMGQALCKRTLNIVEKLSEKCGDKLLFYLSKADEAGKETDRQRVMMQIVQELCRRPGLNKCGFEMPTIYIPNPQRPSRCVNQIDGVCQTIEKTINQAVQKTLDQLEKDCDLICSTISSRLEQDRADVTHNKSVRLHSFLCGALGIFLPALFILSFILNTFSKEQLEELLGEGLARTLSIFTGIVMYSWDWIPEDGQVVFVIFFGAFCYLLLFLAKYFAGRGNKTLTKKEKRTMAEYSDYIQDIVKTKKGKLYEWYLQQCAAEYDL